One region of Streptomyces sp. CG4 genomic DNA includes:
- a CDS encoding phenazine antibiotic biosynthesis protein, with the protein MNAREQADAHVRAMMRWHFEPATGSRYWLERRDRLGFDPVEDVRCVDDLLKFPNLVDELRDVPVEDLVPRGLDATEKVFAVYESGGTTGAPKRFVMFENWFDQYMAWENSHHPDDGQGHTLAVAPSGPHMLGEYSRRIAAARGGIRFSIDLDPRWVKRLLAAGDTAGAGAYVDHLVDQAELVLRSQDIAFLMTTPPLLARLSERASVRALIQEKVRLIIWTGAHMDPDTLDYLSTELFPKARFRGSYGSTSVLSGTVQRLDPEATGDTVFDSYAPFVLYRVVDPSSGRPVEYGAEGAVVMNYLTRYGLVPNSLERDLATRVPSPTGVGDSLRDIHPVAEADGQKLIEGVY; encoded by the coding sequence ATGAACGCCCGCGAACAGGCCGACGCGCACGTCCGAGCCATGATGCGCTGGCATTTCGAGCCGGCGACGGGTTCCCGTTACTGGCTGGAGCGCCGCGACCGGCTGGGTTTCGACCCGGTCGAGGACGTGCGGTGCGTCGACGACCTGCTGAAGTTCCCCAACCTGGTGGACGAGCTCCGGGACGTGCCGGTCGAGGACCTCGTCCCCCGCGGCCTGGACGCGACGGAGAAGGTGTTCGCCGTGTACGAGAGCGGCGGCACCACCGGGGCCCCCAAGCGGTTCGTGATGTTCGAGAACTGGTTCGACCAGTACATGGCATGGGAGAACTCCCACCACCCCGACGACGGCCAGGGACACACGCTGGCCGTGGCTCCCAGCGGGCCCCATATGCTCGGCGAGTACTCCAGGAGGATCGCGGCGGCCAGGGGCGGGATCCGGTTCTCCATCGACCTGGATCCCCGCTGGGTGAAGCGCCTCCTCGCCGCTGGTGACACCGCCGGCGCCGGCGCCTACGTCGACCACCTCGTCGACCAGGCCGAACTGGTCCTGCGTTCACAGGACATCGCCTTCCTGATGACGACGCCGCCGCTGCTGGCCCGGCTGTCCGAACGGGCCTCGGTCCGCGCACTGATCCAGGAGAAGGTCCGCCTGATCATCTGGACCGGAGCGCACATGGACCCCGACACCCTGGACTATCTGTCCACCGAGCTCTTCCCCAAGGCACGGTTCCGCGGATCGTACGGCAGCACCTCCGTCCTCAGCGGCACGGTCCAGCGGCTCGACCCGGAGGCCACCGGGGACACGGTCTTCGACTCGTACGCCCCCTTCGTCCTCTACCGCGTGGTCGACCCGTCCTCCGGCCGGCCGGTCGAGTACGGGGCGGAAGGCGCCGTGGTCATGAACTACCTCACCCGGTACGGCCTCGTACCCAACAGCCTCGAACGCGACCTGGCCACCCGTGTTCCCAGCCCCACGGGCGTCGGGGACTCCCTGCGCGACATCCATCCGGTCGCCGAGGCGGACGGCCAGAAGCTGATCGAGGGCGTCTACTAG
- the hutH gene encoding histidine ammonia-lyase, producing MPHMSTAGHLELDGTGLSPRSVAAAARRGGGDSRVTLGAAAVERMRASVGLKETLLAQEIPIYAVTTGFGDSCIRQISPDKAHELQRNLVLYHLNGVGPAAAPAVARATMIIRANALARGVSAIRPEAVATLLECLRRDILPLIPERGSVGASGDLVPLCYLAAALIGEGQVLHRGIVRPAADALREEGIAPLRLAPKEGIALINGTSFAAAYAVLAAWDARELAFVAELATAMTIEALRGNASALHPFVHANKPHRGQVRSAGIVRALLAGSKLATSFEDILVRREKLAGRSYVQLAERIQDKYSVRCAPQIIGIVRDTLEWAEGWLDTEINSATDNPLFDADESGLHLGGNFYAGHVGQAMDSLKTTVAGLANLLDRQLALVVDEKFSAGLPPNLVVTRHPDDPEAGLHHGFKGMQIAASAVTAEALKQTGPVSVFSRSTEAHNQDIVSMGTISAREARTVNGLVREVAAIHLLALAQAIDLRGADLASPAVQAVHGLIREHSAFVTRDRRLDQDIAAVTGLIESGALRRAAGFGDEDFDGLADPAPLG from the coding sequence ATGCCGCACATGTCCACGGCCGGGCACCTCGAACTCGACGGAACCGGCCTCTCCCCCCGCTCGGTCGCCGCGGCCGCACGCCGTGGCGGCGGTGACAGCCGGGTGACGCTCGGCGCCGCGGCCGTCGAGCGGATGCGCGCCTCCGTCGGACTCAAGGAGACGCTGCTGGCCCAGGAGATCCCCATCTACGCCGTCACCACCGGCTTCGGGGACAGCTGCATCCGGCAGATCTCGCCGGACAAGGCGCACGAACTCCAGCGCAACCTCGTGCTCTACCACCTCAACGGCGTGGGGCCGGCGGCCGCACCGGCGGTCGCCCGGGCCACCATGATCATCAGGGCCAACGCGCTGGCCAGGGGCGTCTCGGCGATCCGGCCGGAAGCGGTGGCGACCCTGCTGGAGTGTCTGCGCCGGGACATCCTGCCGTTGATCCCCGAACGCGGTTCGGTCGGCGCCAGCGGTGATCTCGTACCGCTGTGCTATCTGGCCGCGGCACTGATCGGCGAAGGCCAGGTCCTGCACCGGGGCATTGTGCGCCCGGCGGCCGACGCCCTGCGCGAGGAGGGCATCGCCCCGCTGCGGCTCGCGCCCAAGGAGGGCATCGCGCTCATCAACGGGACCTCCTTCGCCGCCGCGTACGCGGTACTGGCCGCCTGGGACGCGCGGGAGCTGGCCTTCGTCGCCGAACTCGCGACGGCCATGACGATCGAGGCGCTGCGCGGCAACGCGTCCGCGCTGCACCCCTTCGTGCACGCCAACAAGCCCCACCGGGGCCAGGTGCGGTCCGCCGGGATCGTCCGGGCCCTGCTGGCAGGATCGAAGCTCGCCACCTCCTTCGAGGACATTCTGGTGCGCCGGGAGAAACTGGCCGGGCGGAGTTATGTCCAACTCGCCGAGCGGATCCAGGACAAGTACTCGGTGCGCTGCGCCCCGCAGATCATCGGCATCGTCCGGGACACGCTCGAATGGGCGGAGGGCTGGCTCGACACCGAGATCAACTCCGCCACGGACAACCCCCTGTTCGACGCCGACGAGTCGGGGCTCCACCTCGGCGGCAACTTCTACGCGGGCCACGTCGGACAGGCCATGGACAGCCTGAAGACCACGGTGGCCGGACTGGCCAACCTCCTCGACCGGCAGCTCGCGCTCGTCGTGGACGAGAAGTTCAGCGCGGGGCTGCCGCCCAATCTGGTCGTCACCCGCCACCCGGACGATCCCGAGGCGGGGCTGCATCACGGGTTCAAGGGGATGCAGATAGCGGCCTCGGCCGTCACCGCCGAAGCGCTCAAACAGACCGGTCCGGTCTCCGTGTTCTCACGCTCCACGGAGGCACACAACCAGGACATCGTCAGCATGGGCACCATCTCGGCCCGCGAAGCACGCACCGTGAACGGCCTGGTCCGCGAGGTGGCGGCCATCCACCTGCTGGCCCTGGCCCAGGCGATCGATCTGCGCGGCGCCGACCTGGCGTCGCCGGCCGTCCAGGCGGTGCACGGGCTCATCAGGGAGCACAGCGCCTTCGTCACCCGCGATCGCCGGCTGGACCAGGACATCGCCGCGGTGACCGGCCTGATCGAGTCCGGCGCCCTGCGGCGCGCCGCGGGCTTCGGCGACGAGGACTTCGACGGCCTCGCCGATCCGGCCCCGCTCGGCTGA
- a CDS encoding helix-turn-helix transcriptional regulator, which yields MSEGTELGRFLRARRARVRPQDVGLPAGRGVRRTPGLRREELATLAGVSVDYYTRLERGRETRPSPAVVAALGEALRLAPEALHRLHELVALAGGQKPALSPGPARAVRQSVRTLLETLRPCPAYVVSRANDLLAANRPGLRLFPGLTDWPEERRNLTRYMFLHPRGRELYPDWETLAAHSAAHLRAMAGVEPDTPELAQLVGELVMKSPEFARLWERYDVQARGGGRKHFEHPEVGSMRLSFEVMAIFHTDGQRLVTYQAEPGTPDHDAMLLLDMASLTEAVSEGNEW from the coding sequence ATGAGCGAAGGTACGGAACTGGGCCGTTTCCTCCGGGCCCGGCGCGCACGGGTCCGTCCGCAGGACGTGGGCCTCCCCGCCGGCAGGGGCGTCCGCCGCACTCCGGGGCTCCGCCGCGAGGAACTGGCGACGCTGGCCGGAGTCAGCGTCGACTACTACACGCGGCTGGAGCGTGGCCGGGAGACCCGGCCCTCGCCCGCCGTCGTCGCGGCGCTCGGCGAGGCGCTCCGGCTGGCGCCCGAGGCCTTGCACCGGCTGCACGAACTGGTGGCCCTCGCCGGCGGCCAGAAGCCGGCACTGTCCCCCGGCCCGGCGCGTGCCGTACGGCAGTCGGTCCGCACCCTGCTGGAGACCCTGCGCCCGTGCCCGGCGTACGTGGTCAGCCGCGCCAACGACCTGCTGGCCGCCAACCGCCCCGGGCTGCGGCTCTTCCCCGGCCTCACCGACTGGCCGGAGGAGCGCCGCAACCTCACCCGCTACATGTTCCTGCACCCCAGAGGGCGCGAGCTGTACCCCGACTGGGAGACGTTGGCGGCGCACAGCGCGGCCCACCTGCGTGCGATGGCGGGCGTCGAACCGGACACGCCGGAACTGGCCCAGCTCGTGGGCGAACTCGTCATGAAGAGCCCGGAGTTCGCCCGGCTGTGGGAGCGGTACGACGTACAGGCGCGGGGCGGCGGCCGGAAGCACTTCGAGCATCCCGAGGTCGGCTCGATGCGCCTCAGCTTCGAGGTGATGGCGATCTTCCACACGGACGGTCAGCGCCTGGTCACCTACCAGGCCGAGCCGGGTACCCCGGACCACGATGCGATGCTGCTGCTGGACATGGCCAGCCTCACGGAGGCCGTCTCCGAGGGGAACGAGTGGTAG
- a CDS encoding MFS transporter, with the protein MSVAQSRTGAEAKGRAAPGGPGQAGSATAALVAAVLGFFVITLDVSGVNVALPAVGHDLGGSLSGLQWVADSYTLMFAALMLSAGALSDAVGARRAFGWGLGVFTLASLACGLAPTIGALTAARVVQGSAAAVMVPASLALIRQAFPDPDARARGIALWTVGGAVAIAAGPVLGGLLTTEWNWRTVFFLNVPAGLAAVLTLMRAQRSPRHPVAFDLPGQLMAVVTLAALTFAVIEGGHHGLTATVLAAAGVAVVAGVAFVAVEARRRAPMLPLELFRLRGVSVPVVAGFACNAAFYGGVFVLSLFFQEQRGQSAFSAGLMFVPMAVITAHFNYFSPKAVSRYGPRAVVVAGLLTGAVGCGGLAAVGTDTPWWVTAALMIPLGIGGALAMPALTSLMLDSVVAERAGTAAALLNTSRQMGGALSIAVFGALLAGDFALGMRESLLIAVGLLVGNALGAAALLPRRR; encoded by the coding sequence ATGAGCGTGGCGCAGTCCAGGACAGGCGCGGAAGCCAAGGGGAGGGCAGCTCCAGGAGGGCCGGGGCAGGCCGGCTCCGCCACCGCGGCTCTGGTCGCCGCCGTCCTCGGCTTCTTCGTGATCACACTCGACGTCTCCGGTGTCAATGTGGCCCTGCCCGCCGTGGGACACGACCTCGGCGGCTCGTTGTCCGGGCTCCAGTGGGTCGCCGACAGTTACACCCTGATGTTCGCGGCGCTGATGCTCTCGGCCGGCGCCCTCTCGGACGCGGTCGGCGCGCGGCGCGCGTTCGGCTGGGGGCTCGGTGTCTTCACCCTCGCCTCGCTGGCCTGTGGGCTGGCACCGACGATCGGGGCGCTGACGGCGGCGCGGGTGGTGCAGGGCAGCGCGGCCGCGGTGATGGTGCCGGCCTCCCTGGCGCTGATCCGGCAGGCGTTCCCCGATCCGGACGCACGGGCGCGCGGCATCGCCCTGTGGACGGTCGGCGGTGCCGTGGCCATCGCCGCGGGCCCCGTCCTGGGCGGGTTGCTCACCACGGAGTGGAACTGGCGCACCGTGTTCTTCCTCAACGTGCCCGCCGGGCTTGCCGCCGTCCTGACGCTGATGCGGGCACAGCGCTCCCCCCGTCACCCTGTCGCGTTCGACCTGCCGGGACAGCTGATGGCGGTGGTGACGCTCGCCGCGCTCACCTTCGCCGTGATCGAGGGCGGGCACCACGGGCTGACCGCCACCGTGCTGGCCGCGGCGGGCGTCGCGGTGGTGGCCGGAGTCGCCTTCGTGGCCGTCGAGGCACGGCGGCGCGCGCCGATGCTTCCGCTGGAGCTCTTCCGGCTGCGGGGAGTCAGCGTGCCGGTCGTCGCGGGCTTCGCCTGCAACGCCGCCTTCTACGGCGGGGTGTTCGTGCTGAGTCTCTTCTTCCAGGAGCAGCGGGGGCAGTCGGCGTTCTCCGCAGGACTCATGTTCGTTCCGATGGCGGTGATCACCGCTCACTTCAACTACTTCTCGCCCAAGGCGGTTTCCCGCTACGGCCCGCGGGCCGTGGTCGTCGCGGGGCTGCTGACGGGCGCGGTGGGCTGCGGCGGGCTGGCCGCCGTCGGCACGGACACGCCCTGGTGGGTGACCGCCGCGCTGATGATTCCGCTGGGCATCGGCGGCGCCCTCGCCATGCCCGCGCTGACCTCCCTGATGCTCGACAGCGTCGTCGCCGAGCGGGCCGGCACGGCCGCCGCGCTGCTCAACACCAGCCGGCAGATGGGCGGTGCGCTCAGCATCGCCGTCTTCGGCGCGCTCCTCGCGGGCGACTTCGCCCTGGGGATGCGGGAGAGCCTGTTGATCGCCGTCGGCCTGCTGGTGGGCAACGCGCTCGGCGCGGCAGCCCTGTTGCCCCGCCGCCGATGA
- a CDS encoding FAD-dependent monooxygenase, translating into MSVQRVPVLIVGGAYTGLTAALSLAARGVRPLLVERRPTVSTLPKAWGLNTRSQELLNTLPGVAPRVRSAIAGVQWPRMSHGVSLADPERRYLDPPGEPDPRELSAVPPLAWISQAQVEEILRVSAEEAGAELRLGTESVSLAQDDEKVTATLREVASGREYAVAADYLVAADGNLSPTRDMLGIAVEGSGVIGHMYVITFEADLTRYVKKGAVEVIGMPGSGSSFILDGSERHTLWVDYFPERGETPEDFTEERCLERIHRAIGDPEIEAAFVNARSFPINHKLAERFREGRVFLAGDSAHACPPNGGQGGNLAIQDAYDLSWRLALVLTRQAGTGLLDTYEIERRPLIDITLRREVELAKISEGRVPASYNPADPNAPIPMPKEFLGFRYHSGAIRTEADDDGCLQEDPWHPSGRPGRRAPHVPLSDGLREFSTHDLFGRGFLLLAGYEAPEWVSAAEQVACDLGVTLAAYRLGDRFADSGNLWCERYGVTPTGASLVRPDAVVAWRSKGAAEDPEADLTAALTAILTR; encoded by the coding sequence ATGTCAGTCCAGAGAGTTCCCGTACTCATCGTCGGTGGTGCCTATACCGGGCTCACCGCCGCTTTGAGCCTTGCGGCACGTGGTGTGCGCCCGCTTCTGGTGGAGCGGCGGCCGACTGTCTCCACCCTGCCGAAGGCATGGGGGCTCAACACGCGTTCGCAGGAACTGCTCAACACGCTGCCGGGTGTGGCCCCGCGCGTCCGTAGCGCCATCGCCGGGGTGCAGTGGCCCCGCATGAGCCACGGTGTCTCCCTGGCCGATCCCGAGCGCCGCTACCTCGACCCGCCGGGGGAGCCCGACCCGCGGGAACTGTCCGCGGTGCCGCCGCTGGCCTGGATATCCCAGGCCCAGGTGGAGGAGATCCTCCGCGTCAGCGCCGAGGAGGCCGGGGCGGAGCTGCGCCTCGGCACCGAGTCGGTCTCCCTCGCCCAGGACGACGAGAAGGTCACCGCGACGCTGCGCGAGGTGGCCAGCGGCCGCGAGTACGCGGTGGCGGCGGACTACCTGGTGGCGGCCGACGGCAATCTGAGCCCGACCCGGGACATGCTCGGTATCGCCGTCGAAGGCAGCGGAGTCATCGGCCATATGTACGTCATCACGTTCGAGGCCGATCTGACGCGGTACGTGAAGAAGGGGGCGGTCGAGGTCATCGGGATGCCCGGCAGCGGATCCAGCTTCATCCTGGACGGCTCCGAGCGGCACACCCTGTGGGTCGACTATTTCCCCGAGCGGGGTGAGACCCCGGAGGACTTCACCGAGGAGCGCTGCCTGGAGCGGATCCACCGGGCCATCGGTGACCCGGAGATCGAGGCCGCCTTCGTCAACGCCCGTTCCTTTCCCATCAACCACAAACTGGCCGAGCGGTTCCGCGAGGGCCGGGTCTTCCTGGCCGGCGACTCCGCGCACGCCTGCCCGCCCAACGGAGGGCAGGGCGGCAACCTCGCCATCCAGGATGCCTACGACCTGTCCTGGCGGCTCGCGCTGGTGCTCACCAGGCAGGCGGGAACGGGCCTCTTGGACACGTACGAGATCGAGCGGCGCCCCCTCATCGACATCACCCTCCGACGCGAGGTGGAACTGGCGAAGATCTCCGAGGGCCGGGTGCCCGCCAGTTACAACCCGGCCGACCCCAACGCCCCCATCCCCATGCCCAAGGAGTTCCTGGGCTTCCGGTACCACTCCGGCGCGATCCGCACCGAGGCCGACGACGACGGCTGCCTCCAGGAGGATCCGTGGCACCCGAGCGGGCGGCCCGGGAGGCGCGCCCCGCACGTCCCCCTCTCCGACGGCCTGCGGGAGTTCTCCACCCACGACCTGTTCGGCCGCGGCTTCCTGCTGCTGGCCGGGTACGAGGCGCCCGAGTGGGTCAGCGCCGCCGAGCAGGTCGCCTGCGATCTCGGGGTCACCCTGGCCGCGTACCGGCTCGGTGACCGCTTCGCCGACAGCGGCAACCTCTGGTGCGAACGGTACGGCGTCACACCGACCGGCGCTTCGCTGGTCCGTCCCGATGCCGTCGTGGCCTGGCGCAGCAAGGGGGCCGCGGAGGATCCGGAGGCCGACCTCACGGCGGCTCTCACCGCGATACTCACCCGCTGA
- a CDS encoding type I polyketide synthase, with translation MRAQQLPLTPVAIVGMGCRLPGIGSADELWDVLVANADTVTPVPRERFDVDDCYDPTPMTPGRTVSRHGGFLTDPFGFDAAFFGIAPVEARDMDPQQRLLLHVVWEALESAGIPPSRLAGSRGGVFVGQATAEHAETDPRAHEPEVRGLVGSRLRAVTAGRVSYALDLRGPSVVLDTACSSSLVAVHAARQSLLTGESDLCIAAGVNVIMSPQDAIAYSQGGMLSPAGRCRFGDARADGFVRSEGVGAVVLKRLDDALRDGDPVCAVLLGSAVTNDGAGSGLLVRPSVAGQAETLRQACASAGIKPAELDYVEAHGTGTQVGDTVELQALAESAGRGRPAGQPLLTGSVKTNLGHTEAAAGIAGLIKAVLILRHGVIPASLHLDEEHSLLAQDDFPVRVVTRNRPLDTAAPDALLGVSSLGLSGTNAHLIVGGAPAPAPAAPRADADTGPHLLVLSARTPGSLRRLARAYAAYLGPEGPGRAHPLGDICSAAATGRDALPHRLWAVGDDHDSLARRLDALAAGETIPDGGIAEAGLSGDKRVVFVFSGQGSQWAGMTRGLYRTSPAFKTALDACDRAVRAELGWSVLDRLLSGDRELPADVSVVQPALWAVQVALAAAWRERGVEPDLCLGHSMGEVAAAHVCGALSLEDAAAVICRRSRLMQRTAGRGGMLVVELSAAQARRCIEPYADRVCVAAENAPTSTVLSGDPVALAALRSELEDRHVLCRLVKVNVASHSPQMDSLRDDLLRELAGLSPVSGTTGMVSTVRGSQIAGTELTAAYWMENLRRPVRFADAVRQVARAAESVFVELGPHPVLVSALADTLAAGHREAAAVASLHRACDEPTELARAAGLLFAHGGRVDWPRRHRGGPRHVPSLPTYSWDVVQFRREAAGPAAGHRSGVSRVRHIDLASWAGTEDWGDGVTVRGVAPVPPVVHLAAMLETAQEADPAAAFELRDVRLGDAPVPVEAADGTTLRVALDQRHRDGDGSGRAVTVHAALQGTPEPLFCASGRVVRADTEDAAPVACDALDSALARCRDYLGAEDFHTLARRHGYDIGEPFRAVQHLWRRDGEAVARVRLTRPLPRVGWEAGLQPLLAARPGALSGDHHAFVPVSFDAVRFHAELEPDFWSVTTVRSGTGADSALADVVLLAPDRRVLAAFSGIRLRRLAGASGASTPLARVPALVSALARPYVAPLTTVVRKVTEPLGTGLLTRLLRPVVSPAASPTHDRIRTSATVPTATSEPPPAQDPGAASGPRGKGGAESLVEHAAALLGLSASDVDERRSLRELGLDSLMATQLRQRLRRSHGIDISAGRLLSAESVSGLRESLDGHGAGPEVLPPEESRHLA, from the coding sequence ATGCGCGCACAGCAGTTGCCCCTTACACCCGTCGCGATCGTCGGCATGGGATGCCGGTTACCCGGGATCGGGAGCGCCGACGAACTGTGGGACGTGCTCGTCGCCAACGCCGACACCGTGACTCCGGTCCCCCGGGAGCGCTTCGACGTCGACGACTGCTACGACCCCACCCCCATGACCCCCGGCCGGACCGTATCCCGGCACGGCGGCTTCCTCACCGACCCCTTCGGCTTCGACGCGGCGTTCTTCGGCATAGCGCCCGTGGAGGCACGCGACATGGACCCGCAGCAGCGGCTCCTGCTGCACGTCGTGTGGGAAGCCCTGGAGTCGGCCGGAATACCTCCCTCCCGGCTCGCGGGCAGCCGGGGCGGCGTGTTCGTCGGGCAGGCGACGGCCGAACACGCGGAGACCGACCCCCGGGCCCACGAGCCCGAGGTCCGCGGCCTGGTGGGCAGCCGGCTGCGCGCCGTCACGGCCGGCCGTGTCTCCTACGCCCTCGACCTGCGCGGACCGAGCGTGGTCCTGGACACCGCCTGTTCCTCGTCACTGGTCGCCGTGCACGCCGCGCGGCAGAGTCTGCTCACCGGCGAGAGCGACCTGTGCATCGCCGCGGGCGTCAACGTCATCATGTCCCCGCAGGACGCCATCGCCTACTCCCAGGGCGGCATGCTCTCTCCCGCGGGCCGCTGCCGGTTCGGCGACGCCCGCGCCGACGGGTTCGTCCGCAGCGAGGGCGTGGGGGCGGTCGTACTCAAACGGCTGGACGACGCGCTCCGGGACGGGGACCCCGTGTGCGCGGTCCTGCTCGGCAGTGCGGTCACCAACGACGGTGCGGGCAGCGGGCTGTTGGTCCGCCCCTCCGTGGCGGGCCAGGCCGAGACACTGCGCCAGGCCTGCGCGAGTGCCGGCATCAAGCCCGCGGAACTCGACTACGTCGAGGCGCACGGCACCGGAACGCAGGTCGGGGACACGGTGGAGCTCCAGGCGCTCGCCGAGTCGGCCGGCCGCGGCCGGCCGGCCGGACAGCCGCTGCTGACCGGTTCGGTCAAGACCAACCTCGGTCACACCGAGGCAGCGGCCGGCATCGCCGGGCTGATCAAGGCGGTGCTGATCCTCCGGCACGGTGTCATCCCCGCGTCACTGCACCTCGACGAGGAGCACAGCCTGCTCGCGCAGGACGACTTCCCGGTCCGCGTGGTGACCCGCAACCGGCCCCTGGACACGGCCGCCCCCGACGCCCTGCTCGGCGTCAGTTCCCTGGGGCTGTCCGGGACGAACGCCCATCTGATCGTCGGCGGCGCCCCGGCCCCCGCGCCCGCCGCGCCCCGTGCCGACGCGGACACCGGCCCCCACCTGCTGGTGCTCAGCGCGCGGACGCCCGGCTCCCTGCGTCGCCTGGCGCGGGCCTACGCGGCCTACCTCGGCCCCGAAGGACCTGGGCGCGCCCACCCCTTGGGCGACATCTGCTCCGCCGCCGCCACCGGACGCGACGCCCTTCCCCACCGGTTGTGGGCCGTGGGCGACGACCACGACTCCCTGGCGCGGCGGCTGGACGCGCTCGCCGCCGGCGAGACGATCCCCGACGGCGGCATCGCGGAGGCGGGCCTGTCGGGTGACAAGCGCGTCGTCTTCGTCTTCTCGGGACAGGGGTCGCAATGGGCGGGCATGACCCGGGGCCTGTACCGCACGTCGCCCGCCTTCAAGACGGCACTGGACGCGTGCGACCGGGCCGTGCGCGCGGAGTTGGGCTGGTCGGTCCTGGACCGGCTGCTGTCCGGGGACCGCGAGCTGCCCGCCGATGTGAGCGTCGTGCAACCCGCCTTGTGGGCCGTGCAGGTGGCGCTCGCCGCCGCGTGGCGCGAACGCGGTGTGGAGCCGGATCTGTGCCTGGGGCACAGCATGGGAGAGGTCGCGGCCGCCCATGTCTGCGGCGCGCTGTCCCTGGAGGACGCGGCCGCGGTGATCTGCCGGCGCAGCCGGCTGATGCAGCGCACGGCCGGCCGGGGCGGCATGCTCGTCGTGGAACTGTCGGCGGCCCAGGCGCGGCGGTGCATCGAGCCGTACGCCGACCGCGTGTGCGTGGCCGCCGAGAACGCGCCCACCAGCACCGTACTGTCGGGCGATCCCGTCGCCCTGGCCGCCCTCCGGTCCGAACTGGAGGACAGGCACGTCCTGTGCCGCCTCGTGAAGGTGAACGTCGCCTCGCACTCGCCGCAGATGGACTCCCTGCGCGACGACCTGCTGCGCGAACTGGCCGGCCTCTCCCCGGTGTCCGGCACGACCGGCATGGTCTCCACCGTGCGCGGCTCCCAGATCGCGGGCACCGAGCTGACGGCCGCCTACTGGATGGAGAACCTGCGCCGCCCGGTACGGTTCGCCGACGCCGTACGGCAGGTGGCCCGCGCGGCGGAGAGCGTCTTCGTCGAGCTCGGCCCGCATCCGGTGCTCGTCTCCGCCCTGGCCGACACGCTCGCCGCCGGCCACCGCGAGGCCGCTGCCGTGGCCTCGCTGCACCGGGCGTGCGACGAACCCACCGAACTGGCTCGCGCGGCCGGTCTCCTCTTCGCCCACGGCGGGCGGGTGGACTGGCCGCGCCGGCACCGCGGCGGACCGCGGCATGTGCCGTCGCTTCCCACCTACTCCTGGGATGTCGTCCAGTTCCGCCGCGAGGCGGCCGGACCCGCCGCCGGGCACCGCTCCGGGGTCTCGCGGGTGCGCCACATCGACCTCGCGTCCTGGGCAGGGACCGAGGACTGGGGTGACGGTGTGACGGTCCGTGGGGTCGCGCCCGTGCCGCCCGTCGTGCATCTCGCCGCCATGCTGGAAACGGCGCAGGAGGCCGATCCCGCGGCGGCGTTCGAGCTGCGGGACGTACGACTCGGCGACGCGCCCGTGCCCGTCGAAGCGGCCGACGGCACGACCCTCCGGGTGGCCCTGGACCAGCGGCACCGGGACGGGGACGGATCCGGCCGCGCGGTGACGGTGCACGCCGCTCTCCAGGGCACCCCCGAACCGCTCTTCTGCGCCTCGGGACGTGTCGTGCGGGCGGACACCGAGGACGCCGCTCCCGTGGCCTGCGACGCCCTCGACTCGGCCCTGGCCCGGTGCCGGGACTACCTGGGGGCCGAGGACTTCCACACGCTCGCGCGGCGCCACGGGTACGACATCGGGGAGCCGTTCCGGGCCGTGCAGCATCTGTGGCGGCGCGACGGCGAGGCCGTGGCCCGGGTACGGCTCACGCGTCCCCTGCCCCGGGTCGGCTGGGAGGCGGGCCTGCAGCCGCTCCTGGCGGCCCGCCCGGGAGCGTTGTCGGGCGACCACCACGCCTTCGTTCCCGTCTCCTTCGACGCGGTCCGCTTCCACGCGGAACTGGAGCCGGACTTCTGGAGCGTGACCACCGTACGGTCCGGCACCGGCGCGGACTCCGCCCTGGCCGACGTCGTCCTGCTCGCACCGGACCGGCGTGTCCTTGCGGCCTTCTCCGGCATCCGGCTGCGACGGCTCGCGGGCGCGTCGGGGGCGAGCACGCCACTGGCACGCGTGCCCGCGCTGGTGTCGGCCCTCGCCCGGCCGTACGTGGCGCCGCTCACCACCGTGGTCAGGAAGGTCACGGAGCCCCTAGGCACCGGTCTTCTCACCAGGCTCCTACGCCCCGTCGTCTCCCCCGCCGCCTCGCCCACGCACGACCGAATACGCACGTCGGCGACGGTGCCGACCGCCACCTCCGAGCCGCCGCCGGCGCAGGATCCCGGCGCCGCGTCCGGCCCTCGCGGCAAGGGTGGCGCCGAGTCGCTCGTCGAACACGCGGCGGCGCTGCTGGGCCTGTCCGCGTCGGACGTCGACGAGCGGCGCTCGCTGCGCGAACTCGGGCTCGACTCCCTCATGGCCACCCAGCTCCGGCAGCGCCTGCGCCGCAGTCATGGCATCGACATCAGCGCCGGGCGGCTCCTGAGTGCGGAGAGTGTCTCCGGCCTGCGCGAGAGCCTCGACGGGCACGGCGCGGGCCCCGAGGTCCTCCCGCCGGAGGAGTCACGGCACTTGGCATGA